One part of the Acidobacteriota bacterium genome encodes these proteins:
- a CDS encoding Crp/Fnr family transcriptional regulator codes for MNNIITPTANKLLASLPGNELERLVPKLEKVDLTFGKQIFDRGELIEHVYFPISTVTTLLAVGPEDLTLEIGLVGPEGIVGLPAVIGDKVAPYRAVVQADGTAMRMAAKDFEIECANAETLRRMLLRFSYVTMVQTSLASACHRFHEIEKRLVRWILMTSVRIETSEILVTHDFLTNILGERPEAVDRAFASLENRNLIRYSRNRLVIPDRIALEAAACKCYKIIRDEERNFMILH; via the coding sequence GTGAATAATATAATTACCCCGACCGCGAATAAGCTGCTTGCCTCTCTGCCCGGCAACGAACTGGAACGATTGGTGCCGAAACTCGAAAAGGTTGACCTGACATTCGGCAAACAGATCTTTGATCGCGGCGAATTGATCGAACATGTTTATTTTCCGATAAGCACCGTCACCACGCTGCTGGCGGTTGGGCCGGAAGATTTGACTCTGGAGATCGGCCTGGTCGGCCCCGAAGGCATCGTCGGGCTGCCGGCGGTGATCGGAGATAAAGTTGCGCCGTATCGGGCGGTTGTTCAGGCTGACGGAACGGCGATGAGGATGGCCGCGAAGGATTTTGAGATCGAATGCGCCAATGCCGAGACCTTGCGACGTATGCTCTTGCGTTTTTCTTATGTCACAATGGTGCAGACCTCGCTCGCGTCCGCGTGCCATCGCTTTCACGAGATCGAGAAACGTCTCGTCCGCTGGATCCTGATGACGAGCGTCCGCATCGAGACCAGCGAGATCCTGGTGACGCATGATTTCCTCACAAACATTCTCGGAGAAAGGCCCGAAGCGGTCGATAGAGCCTTCGCATCGCTTGAGAACAGGAATTTGATCAGGTACAGCCGCAACCGCCTCGTGATCCCCGACCGTATCGCCCTCGAAGCCGCCGCCTGCAAATGCTATAAGATCATCCGCGACGAGGAACGGAACTTCATGATCTTGCATTAA